The sequence GCCTCAGAGCCGGTCGTTGCCGCTCGTCATGGCCACGTACTTCGTCACCACCGTCGCGTTTTCGCTGCTGACGGCCACGTACCCTTTGTTCACTGAGCGCCGCTTCGGCTACGGGCCCAGCCAGAACGGTTATATTTTCGCCTGCCAGGGCCTGCTCAGCGCGATCATTCAAGGCGGCTTGGTGGGATGGCTGGTCAAAATCTCAAGCGATAAGACGCTCGCACTCGCTGGGGCACTCCTCTTAGCTGTGGGGATGTTTTGGCTGCCCTTAAGCGGCACAGCGGTCGTGCTCTTCACCGCCACGGCGATCATTGCGGTCGGGCACGGGTTGGTCGCGGCCCCCCTCAATGGGCTCGCCTCGAAGCAGGTGAGCGCTTCCGCCCAGGGCCGAGTGCTCGGCCTGATGCAATCCACCGCCAGCACGGCGCGGATCGTCGGCCCGGTCCTGGGGGGATGGCTGATGAACCACGATGTCATCCGGCTGGCCCCCATCGTCGGCCAAACCCCGTACTGGGCAGGAGGGGCTTGCATGCTGATTGGTATTGCCTTGGCCTCGCGTTTGTAACCGCCGCGATGCCAGAGCCTCAGCATTTTAAAGTGCTCCTCATCGAGGACAATCCTGACGATGCCCAGATGATCCGCGAAGCGCTGGGGGCGATTAAGACCGCCACCTTCGATCTGGTGTGGTCCAACCGGGTGTCCATGGGACTGCAGCGGCTGGGCGAGGGCGGTATCGACATCATCCTGACGGATCTTCACCTGCCGGATAGCAGCGGGTTCGAAACGATCCAGAAGGTCACCGGGCAAGCGCGCGGCGTGCCGGTCATCGTGCTTACCTCCTCTGATGACGAAGCGCTAGACATGAAAGCCTTGCAGTACGGAGCCCAGGATTATCTGGTCAAGGGCTATGTGCAAGTCTACCGGAATCTGCTTGAGCGGTCCGTCCGGTATGCGATTGAGCGCAAGCACGCGGAGCAAGAGGTCGCCCGGTTGGCCTCATTCCCCGAGCAACACCCTGACCCGGTGATTGAAACAACGCTCGAGGGCCACATCACCTATATCAACCCCGCCGCCCGCGCCCATTTTCCAGCCCTGGGCGAACCGGGCGCGTCCCATCCAGCGCTTGAGGGCCTGCCGGAGATCGCCGAAGAGCTCAAGCACAATGGTGCGACCTCGAAAATCCGCGAGATTACGCTGGGGGCGCGCACGTATGAGCAACGCATCTCCTATCACCCCGAGACCAATTTGCTGCGAAGCTACGTGGCGGACATCACGGCGCGCAATGAACTGCAGCAGCGCGAGAAAGCCCTCTCCGATGCGGTGACGGCGGCCGCCATCACGGAGATGAAGCGCGCCACGGAGCTTGAGCGCGCCGTGTCGGAATTGCGGCGCACCCAAGCCATGCTGATCCAGGCTGAAAAAATGACCGCGGTGGGGCAGCTTGCCAGCGGCGTGGCCCATGAGGTCAAAAACCCCCTCGGCATCCTGCTGCAATGCATCAATTACCTGGAAGGCGACGCCGACCACACCCGGCGGCAGGAAGTCTTGCAAGTCATGCGCGAAGCGGTCCAGACCGCGGATAAAATCGTCCGCGGGCTGCTGGATTTCTCCCGTCCGGCCGTCCCGGAACTCAAACCCGGCTCGCTGTGCCGCGTGATCGAGGCGGCCTTGGCCCTGGTGGCCACGCAGCTGGAGAATCAGGGCATCAAGCTCAGCAAAGAGTGTCCAGCGGATTTGCCGGAGGTGATGATTGACGAGCATCAGCTGAAGCTGGTGTTCATCAATCTGCTCCTCAATGCGGCCCACGCGATGCCGCAGGGAGGGCCGCTGCGCATCATCGCTTATGCCAAAGAGCTGATGACCGGCCGCGGTGTCGGATCGCGCGGGCAAGATGTGTTCCGCCCAGGCGATACCGCCGTCGTGTGCGAGATCGCCGATGCCGGCGTGGGCATTTCGAAAGAAAATCTCTCGAAGATTTTCAACCCGTTTTTCACCACGAAACCCCCCGGCGAAGGCGTTGGGCTGGGGTTGCCGATTTCCGCCACGATCGTCGAGGGACATCAGGGGCTGATGCAGGTCGATAGCGAAGAGGGAAAGGGCACGACGGTCATGGTCATCCTGCCGCTTGCCGCAGGCCGCCGAACCGAAGACCGTCAACCGTAGGAGTCTGCCATGGCGCAAGACAAGGAGCACCCGGTCGTGCTCATGATCGATGATGAAGCGAATCACCGCAAAGTGGTCAAGCTGATCCTGGAACGCGAAGGCTACCGGGCCTTGACCGCGGCCAATGGCGAGGAGGGGCTGATCTTGGCGAAGGTCGAGCAGCCCGATGTGATTCTGCTCGACGTGATGATGCCGAAGATGGACGGGTATGAGGCGCTGAGGCGATTGCGAGCCGATCAAGACCTCAAGGACATCCCGGTGATTATGGTGACCGCGCGAGGCACTGAGCATGATATTGCCACGTCGTTCCGGCTTGGAGCGATCTTCCACTTGGAGAAGCCCTACGAGACCGGAGACCTGCTGAAGAAAATCCAGGTGGCCCGCACGCTGGCCACGCAGGGAGGCCCTGAACATAATAACCAATAACCAAGCACCAATAACCAAACAATGACCAATGTTCCAATGATCCAATTACCAAACAGTTTGGTCATTGGTGATTCGGTCATTGGATATTCTTTGGTCATTGGAATTTGGTGATTGGTTATTGTCATGCAGATTATCCGCCGGATCGTCTTCGCGCTGTTCGTCGCCATCTACGTCGTGACGTGCCCGATGGTGATTATGCGAAGCCTCGGGTATGCCTATCACCCCGGGCCGGGACAAGAACTGGTGAGAACCGGCCTTATCTCTGTGGCCTCGATCCCGCAGGGGGCAACGGTGTATTTGAATAATCGCCGATACGCCAAACGCACGCCCACCACCATTCCCGACCTGCTGCCAGGCACCTATACCGTCAAACTCGTCCTGAAGGACCATCAGCCGTGGAGCGACACCGTCGCGGTCGCCGTAAAAAAAGCGACGGTCTTGGAGAAAATCGTCCTGCTCCCCGCGGTGTTCACCCGCACGATGCTCAGTCGCGCGGCGCATGAAGCGCTCTGGCCTGTGCCGGACACTCGCTGGATGGTGCTCCCCCGCGGAACCCGCCTCGCTGACGTGGCGGTCTATGATGGGAGAGAGGAGCGCCTGCGGCCCTTGGCGTCCGAGGCCTCAGCATTTGGGACGCATCGCCTCGCCGGCGTCACCGTGATGCGAGACAGCCCGATCATCCTGCTGCGCACCATCACGGATGGCCATCCGGCGTATCTGCTGGCGGATCTGAGAACCGATCCAGTGCATCTTGAGGAGATCACCGCGATCGTGCCGGAGCCGCTCGATGATGTCGTCTGGGATCCGCTTGACCGGAAGCGCCTCTTTGCGGTCTCTCGCGCCTCGCTCTATCGGATCGACCTCGGCCCGAAACCTACGCGGACGCCGCTGCGCGCTGGCGTCGCAGGCCTGGGGTGTTTTGAGAAACTCCTCTATGCGCTGACCGATGAAGGGATCCTCCGGCTTGATCATGACGGGAAAAGTGCTGGCTCCCTCTTTGGCGAGGCCGCCCCGATCCGATTGCTGGAGCGGCTCCGCCAGAATGAGCGGTTTCAGATCACGGTCTTTGCGAAGGAGGCTGTGGTGCTCTCCGGCGCGCAGGGTGAGATTCTCACCGGGCGGCCGCTGCGGCGTTTCGTCGATCATGGCATCATTGGGCTGGCCTGGGCCGAGCCGCGCGCGCTGGTGTGGCACGCCCACGCCCTGGGCGTGCTTGATTTCTCCGCAGCGATGGAGAACGCTGAAGATCGCTGGGACGCTCCGGAGCTGCAGTGGTGGCATACGCAGGGCAAGCGCATCCAGCAAGCGTTTTGGGTGCTGGGAGGATCGCACGTCCTGTTTCG comes from Candidatus Omnitrophota bacterium and encodes:
- a CDS encoding response regulator, coding for MPEPQHFKVLLIEDNPDDAQMIREALGAIKTATFDLVWSNRVSMGLQRLGEGGIDIILTDLHLPDSSGFETIQKVTGQARGVPVIVLTSSDDEALDMKALQYGAQDYLVKGYVQVYRNLLERSVRYAIERKHAEQEVARLASFPEQHPDPVIETTLEGHITYINPAARAHFPALGEPGASHPALEGLPEIAEELKHNGATSKIREITLGARTYEQRISYHPETNLLRSYVADITARNELQQREKALSDAVTAAAITEMKRATELERAVSELRRTQAMLIQAEKMTAVGQLASGVAHEVKNPLGILLQCINYLEGDADHTRRQEVLQVMREAVQTADKIVRGLLDFSRPAVPELKPGSLCRVIEAALALVATQLENQGIKLSKECPADLPEVMIDEHQLKLVFINLLLNAAHAMPQGGPLRIIAYAKELMTGRGVGSRGQDVFRPGDTAVVCEIADAGVGISKENLSKIFNPFFTTKPPGEGVGLGLPISATIVEGHQGLMQVDSEEGKGTTVMVILPLAAGRRTEDRQP
- a CDS encoding response regulator, which encodes MAQDKEHPVVLMIDDEANHRKVVKLILEREGYRALTAANGEEGLILAKVEQPDVILLDVMMPKMDGYEALRRLRADQDLKDIPVIMVTARGTEHDIATSFRLGAIFHLEKPYETGDLLKKIQVARTLATQGGPEHNNQ
- a CDS encoding PEGA domain-containing protein; translated protein: MQIIRRIVFALFVAIYVVTCPMVIMRSLGYAYHPGPGQELVRTGLISVASIPQGATVYLNNRRYAKRTPTTIPDLLPGTYTVKLVLKDHQPWSDTVAVAVKKATVLEKIVLLPAVFTRTMLSRAAHEALWPVPDTRWMVLPRGTRLADVAVYDGREERLRPLASEASAFGTHRLAGVTVMRDSPIILLRTITDGHPAYLLADLRTDPVHLEEITAIVPEPLDDVVWDPLDRKRLFAVSRASLYRIDLGPKPTRTPLRAGVAGLGCFEKLLYALTDEGILRLDHDGKSAGSLFGEAAPIRLLERLRQNERFQITVFAKEAVVLSGAQGEILTGRPLRRFVDHGIIGLAWAEPRALVWHAHALGVLDFSAAMENAEDRWDAPELQWWHTQGKRIQQAFWVLGGSHVLFRDGDRVMLLERAPEGASRLADICRVKPETSIAYSEEQGSLFYLEPATGALVRLRLLPHKELLPLSKR